The nucleotide sequence aaataGATAGATTAGAGAGCATGCAAAGCTATTTAATTATACCAAAAAGACCCTCAAAAAATTCAACTGatttcaatgaacaatctgatTCATAAAGTGATAATCCATcatgtcccaacaaacacactacgGAAATACATTGAATTGACCCCGATCATGTGAAGCAGCTCACGGGAACATGGTGTTGAAGATCCAAACAGAGAGAGAGAAtaatctagctactactatggactcTAAGGTTCTGATGGAACTACTTACACACAGTTATAGAGGCAATAAGGTTGATGAAGAAGCCTTTGATAATGGATTCCCCCTCAGAGCTCCGGAACATAACTCTAGATTGGATCTTCGCGAAATAGGAATTTGTGGTGGTAGAAAAATTCTTCTAAAAATATGGCGGGAGGTTTCGGTATTTATAGGATTTTATGGCAATGGAATGGACGAAAGGCGATGCAGGTGGGCCCCATATGACTTAGGGACGACCCTAGGGCAGGGGCATGCTAGGTGGCCGTGTGGGGCCCCTATGGCTCCTCTCGATCACCCGCTAAGCTTCCTAGGTCCATCGTTgctcgaaaaaatcatattaaatcgaCAAGTTATTTTGGACTCCGTAGATATTGATTTTCCTATAAAATCATAAGCATGCATAAACATGAATTGACACTAGTCACTAAATTAATATGTTAGTCtagaaaaaatataaatataaaaatatacaaaaatgatactccctccattccacaatgtagtgcttcctttatccacgtgcttcaactttgaccgtaaatttaactatcaagaccgattacggcaggagcaaaaattatatcagtgaattcgtatttgaaagaagtttttaattatataattttttctcccgccgcagttggtctcgttggttaaatttatggtcaaaattggacatcgggaagcgcgggcgcactatattttggaatagagggagtaaTGTATTACCAtagaacaaccaaaaattataaaTCCGTTTGAGACATATCAGTGTGCTCCAGCGGAAAACATGTGCAACACATGACATCGACCTTTAATTGGCGCTCTTTCCCGATGGAAAAGCGGTTGTAACATTGGCAGGGGCAGAAGTGGCAGCCGTACGAGACGGTGACAACGCCATTGACCGGGTTGCGTGCGGGAAGAAGAATCCGGACTGAGACTACCCTCCCGCTCGAGCGGTTATGGATGGAGGCCGCTCCATATCAATGCCCCGACTCCAAATATGGAGGCCCACATGCTCGATATGAAGCGCTCTCCATAAATTATGGTGATCCAAAGGCATATGACGACTCTGTAATAACTAACAGATAAAAAGATGTTTCACCCTAATGTATGTTAGGTACTTAGGTTCGATATTATAAAGGAAAATAGCCAGAACAATGGAAACGACCAATAAAATTAAAATCACATTGAAAGTCAAAGtagccttcttcttccttgggTTGATTGTCGTCTGCCAAAATCGCACTGAAGCAACAATAAAGAAAAGGAACACCTGTAAACGCCCATTGCTATATCAGACCTTAAAGATCGTAATAGCCAGTCACCGCTTGGAACGAGATCTAGAAGTCGCTGAAGAAATATCATTGGAAGATCACCACATGCAGACTTGCAATCCAACACCAACAATCCATACATTTCGAGACCCCGGACTATGCCTCATAACATGATGAAAGAAGATGTCAAAGTCACTAGACCAATAGCCAACCAATTGATGTCCTTCGTAGACACACCAACTGCCAAGATCTAAACATATATGAACAGATCTAGCGACACAAATTCCCAGATCAGATGTCATCGAGGTAGGGAAAGGCCGAAGATACATTATTCAAACACAACGACATTAACTCATCGATGCCGACAGAGAAACAAAACCTAAGGAAAGACAAAAGAAACAGACCTCTCTTGCCACCGACGAGGCTTCTAGACCGTCGACGAACCGAGATGGCGGCAGGCACTTGGCGGCAGCAGCTAGGGCTGGGAAGGGccaaaggggtgttgaaaatactATAATAAGCAATGAAACATGTATTGGTAAACAATATGGCTCAATTTGTTGGGCACCTAGGCCGGCCCATGTCCGAGCGACCTATTtttgaaattttattttcttttttgttttcattttttctaCTTTAAACAATTTGGGAATTCAAAAAGGTTTGGAAATTAAAAATTgagaattttgaaataaaatgtttgtggattcaaaaaatgttcgcgattTTATAAATAATGTTTGCTTATTCAAAAggcgttcaaaattttgaaaacaaatgttcaggaaatcaaaaaatgttcatgatttttaatgGAATTAAACAACTTTTAGCCAATTCAAAATATAttcatgaatggaaaaatatcctaaaaattcaaaaactgtttgTGACTTAAAATAGTTTATTCATTCTATAATTTTTTGCTGATCctaaaaatgatcatgcatttcaaaagatgttcgtgaatttcaaaaaatgttccaccaatttccaaaaCAATGCTCATCCATTCTAGAAATGTTCGCCGATTCAAGAAAATTATTTAAAAtacaacatattttttaaaaaatgtttgcaaatggtataaaatgttcatgaattcaaaaaatgttcgaattttttaaagtgttcatgaatttgaaaactgttcatgagtttaaaaaagttcataatttttttcttccgttgcaacacacgggccctTTTTACTAGTAAGTAATAAGTAATAAAACATGTTTTGGTAAACTGACTCATGTGTGAATTAAGAAAAATGGAATCCCGGAGAAGCTCTCTTGTTCCTGCTCGGTCCTGCCGTTCAGGCCTGATGGCCAACCAAAAATTGCCCACACGCCGGCATGCAAAAATATCCCAACAAACAGAGCCGACTAGGCTCACCTTCCTGGCCTCCCTGGCCCGTGGGTCCTCACTTCACTGAAACCATCCCGCGCCACCGCGCGCCCCACAGCGCCGCACCTCCTTCCCCGGCCACGGCCGCCGTCCCGGCGTCCCCCGAGATCTATATACCTTCTCCCCCTGCCCCTTCCCGCTCACTTTCCGCAACTCCGGCTTCCCGTCCCCGCACGGGAAGCAGAGGAAATGGCCATCTCCTCCGCCCTCTCCGATCGCAAGCGCCCCATCGCGATTTCCGTCGCCCTCTtcatcctcctctcctccctcttcctcctcctcagccccGCCCCTTCCGctctccccttcttcttctcccccacctcccgcttctcctcctccttctcctcgcgcgccgcTCCAGCGCCTCCCCAAACCCCACTGCCCATCTCCGCTTCGGCGCCGCCCCAAACCCCATTGCCCGTCTCCTCTCCAGCGCCTCCCCAAACCCCATTGCCCGTCTCCTCTCCATCGCCGCCCCAAACCCCAATTCCGGTCCCCGCCGACGCATCTTCACACGAAACAGCATCTggcgggagcagcagcagcgccgccgATCTACCCCGACCAGAGGCTGCCGCCACTGCAGATGTCGCCGACACCAACGCAACCCAGCTGGGTCACGGCACGCTGCCCGCTGCCGCTGCACAAGTGAGCACATCGGTCGACACAAAGGAGATCACCGCCGGCGTCTCGGGCGGACGAGGCGCAGAGGGGGGCGGCGGGGAGGAGAAGCCGGTGGAGGCACCGTCGTGGGGATTGTGCGCGGTGGGGAGGCGGGTCGAGCCCGCGGACTACATACCGTGCCTGGACAACGTGAAGGCCGTCAAGGCGCTCAAGTCGATACGGCACATGGAGCACCGGGAGCGGCACTGCCCCACGAAGCCGCGCCCGAGGTGCCTGGTGCCGCTCCCCGCGGGGTACCGGCTTCCCCTGCCCTGGCCGCGCAGCCGTGACATGGTGAGGATGCCTGCTTGTCTTCTTCGGTAAACGAGGAAGCGGTTTCGCAGCTTGTTTGATTATTGAACAATGTAGTAGTAGTACTTTAACATGGCTAAGGCGTGCTCTCATGCTCTGATTAATTAATACTCGCTTATTCCACAAGGTAGCTTTGTGCTGTGGTTTGCTAGTGCTTGCTCGCTTATTCCACAACGTAGTAGTAATTTAATATTGCTAATTTGTGATCTTATGTCCGATTAGAGGCAGTGTTGTCCTGTGTGGTTTGCTAGTGCAGTTGATTGTGAGGAGAAATGTGCATATTTGCACATCCTCCAAACACAGTAGAGTGCTCTGTTGGGATTGTACCCTTTATTGTCAAATCTTGTTATACCGTCCTACTGTTAGTTTCAGGTTGGAAGGGTGTATATCCTTTTGGTAATACTTATGAATCACCCTTTTTAACTGCTTCTTGCAAACGACCTTTGCCACATGGTTACATGTGTATCCACTAGATATTCGGGCATGTATAATAACGTACTTAGGCACTGATTCTTCTATGTTCAAGCTTGCAATAAGCTAGAGCATGTTCTTTTTTATATAACATGACTTGTAACCTTGTCATAGCATATTCCTTTTGCAAATTTCAGATTTGGTATAACAATGTTCCTCACCCAAAGCTAGTGGAATACAAGAAGGACCAGAACTGGGTGAGGAAGTCTGGTAATTATTTTGTCTTTCCTGGAGGTGGAACTCAATTTAAAGCAGGTGTGACCAGATACATCCGATTCATTGAACAGGTATATTATTTTGTGCCCTTTACTTGCTTTTGACCTCATGAATTTCCATTGGAGTTGCATATTTATGATGATAAATCTATTTATTCACATTCTTGGTGATACTTAACTTTTAAAACGACTGCACACCGTAAGTTCATTGTTTCAGTGACATGCTTCTAAAATCAACATCAAATACATGGTGCATTTCCCCTTTCTAGGTCTCCTTTTGAACTCTTAAGACTATTTGTATTTCCGTTATGCaagtaatggaaaggggttatgCCCGGCTCAAAAAAAAAACATGCTGCATTCCTATGATTATCGGTGCAAGTTCTTATTTTATGGCTTCAGTATTGCTAATATAATAGCTCCCCTTTTTGTTTGCGATATCTCACAGCTTGCAGTCATTCTGTTTCAATAGATAATGCCACAAATTAAATGGGGAACTCATGCAAGAACTGTGCTGGATGTTGGATGTGGTGTTGCCAGCTTTGGTGGATACTTGCTTGACAGGAATGTCATTACTATGTCTATTGCCCCAAAAGACGAGCATGAAGCTCAGATACAATTTGCGCTAGAGCGGGGAATTCCGGCATTGTTGGCAGTGATTGGAAC is from Triticum aestivum cultivar Chinese Spring chromosome 3A, IWGSC CS RefSeq v2.1, whole genome shotgun sequence and encodes:
- the LOC123062477 gene encoding probable methyltransferase PMT23: MAISSALSDRKRPIAISVALFILLSSLFLLLSPAPSALPFFFSPTSRFSSSFSSRAAPAPPQTPLPISASAPPQTPLPVSSPAPPQTPLPVSSPSPPQTPIPVPADASSHETASGGSSSSAADLPRPEAAATADVADTNATQLGHGTLPAAAAQVSTSVDTKEITAGVSGGRGAEGGGGEEKPVEAPSWGLCAVGRRVEPADYIPCLDNVKAVKALKSIRHMEHRERHCPTKPRPRCLVPLPAGYRLPLPWPRSRDMIWYNNVPHPKLVEYKKDQNWVRKSGNYFVFPGGGTQFKAGVTRYIRFIEQIMPQIKWGTHARTVLDVGCGVASFGGYLLDRNVITMSIAPKDEHEAQIQFALERGIPALLAVIGTQKLPFPDNSFDVIHCARCRVHWYADGGKPLLELNRVLRPGGYYIWSATPVYRRGKRDEDDWNAMVTLTKSICWRTVVKSKDVNRIGVVIYQKPTSNSCYTERKNNEPPLCSGSNGRSPWYTPLDSCLLLPVLSKSSEGNSWPISWPERLNIRSSTSSENSSTWFSQENFDSDTKNWNGLISEVYSSEFAVNWSSIRNVMDMNAGFGGFAASFIDRPLWVMNVVPFDQPDTLPIIFNRGLIGVYHDWCESFNTYPRTYDLLHMSYLLQSLANRCDIIEIAAEIDRILRPGRWFVLQDNIGMIRKMDRVLRSLHYKTAIMRRQFLVARKSFWRPDSTGS